Proteins from a single region of Bos indicus x Bos taurus breed Angus x Brahman F1 hybrid chromosome 29, Bos_hybrid_MaternalHap_v2.0, whole genome shotgun sequence:
- the TMEM109 gene encoding transmembrane protein 109: MAGLGSGSPWGKYLFKVVLMVLMALLLLHSASSQSHRDFVTPGQQKREAPVDLLSQIGSSVRGTLDTWIGAETMHLVSETLAQIMWAISSAISVAFFALSGIAAQLLNALGLEGDHLTQGLKLSPGQVQTFLLWGAGALVAYWLLSVLLGLVLALLGRILWGLKLALVLAAFVALVRSVPDPSTRALLLLALLTLYALLSRLTGTRASGAQLEAKVRGLERQVEELRWRQRRAVKGPRNVEEE, from the exons ATGGCAGGCTTAGGCAGCGGTTCGCCATGGGGCAAGTATCTGTTCAAAGTTGTCCTGATGGTGCTCATGGCCCTCCTGCTCCTGCACTCAGCGTCTTCCCAGTCACATCGAGACTTTGTGACGCCGGGCCAGCAGAAGAGGGAGGCCCCAGTTGATCTCTTGAGCCAGATCGGTAGCTCTGTGCGGGGAACCTTGGATACCTGGATTGGGGCAGAAACCATGCACCTGGTTTCCGAG ACCTTGGCGCAGATAATGTGGGCCATCTCGTCAGCCATTTCTGTGGCCTTCTTCGCACTGTCTGGGATCGCTGCTCAGTTGCTGAACGCCTTGGGGCTAGAAG GAGATCACCTCACCCAGGGCCTGAAGCTCAGCCCCGGCCAAGTCCAGACCTTCCTGCTGTGGGGAGCAGGTGCCCTGGTTGCCTATTGGCTGCTGTCAGTGCTCCTCGGCTTGGTCTTGGCCTTGCTGGGGCGGATCCTGTGGGGCCTGAAGCTTGCCCTCGTCCTGGCTGCCTTTGTGGCCCTGGTGAGGTCCGTGCCCGACCCCTCCACCCGGGCGCTGCTTCTCCTGGCCTTGCTGACCCTCTACGCCCTGCTGAGCCGGCTCACTGGCACCCGCGCCTCGGGGGCCCAGCTGGAGGCCAAGGTTCGGGGTCTGGAACGCCAGGTGGAGGAGCTGCGCTGGCGGCAGAGGCGAGCGGTCAAGGGGCCCCGGAACGTGGAGGAGGAGTGA